A single Pseudomonas sp. MM223 DNA region contains:
- the atsK gene encoding Alpha-ketoglutarate-dependent sulfate ester dioxygenase (*Name atsK) yields the protein MSNAALATAPQTLELDIHPVAGRIGAEIRGVQLSADLDAATIEAIQAALVQHKVIFFRDQTHLDDQSQEGFAKLLGEPVAHPTVPVVDGTSYLLQLDGAEGQRANSWHTDVTFVDAYPKASILRSVVAPASGGDTVWANTAAAYQELPEPLRELADKLWAVHSNEYDYASIKPDVDPAKLERYRKVFTSTVYETEHPVVRVHPVSGERALQLGHFVKRIKGYSLADSQHLFAVLQGHVTRLENTVRWRWQAGDVAIWDNRATQHYAVDDYGTQPRVVRRVTLAGEVPVGVDGQLSRTTRKG from the coding sequence ATGAGCAATGCCGCCCTGGCCACCGCGCCACAAACCCTCGAACTCGACATTCACCCGGTTGCCGGCCGTATCGGCGCCGAAATCCGCGGTGTGCAACTGTCCGCCGACCTCGATGCCGCCACAATCGAGGCTATCCAGGCGGCACTGGTACAGCACAAGGTGATCTTCTTCCGCGATCAGACTCACCTGGATGACCAGAGCCAGGAAGGGTTTGCCAAACTGCTCGGCGAGCCGGTCGCCCACCCCACCGTGCCGGTGGTGGATGGCACCAGCTACCTGCTGCAACTCGATGGCGCCGAAGGCCAGCGGGCCAATTCCTGGCACACCGACGTGACGTTCGTCGACGCGTACCCCAAGGCCTCGATCCTGCGCAGCGTGGTAGCACCGGCATCGGGCGGCGATACCGTTTGGGCCAACACGGCTGCGGCCTACCAGGAACTGCCCGAGCCGCTGCGCGAACTGGCCGACAAGTTGTGGGCGGTGCACAGCAACGAATATGACTACGCCAGCATCAAGCCCGACGTTGACCCAGCCAAGCTGGAGCGTTACCGCAAGGTGTTCACATCGACCGTTTACGAGACCGAGCACCCGGTAGTGCGTGTGCACCCGGTCAGTGGCGAGCGGGCGCTGCAATTGGGGCATTTCGTGAAACGCATCAAGGGCTACTCGTTGGCGGATTCGCAGCACCTGTTCGCTGTGCTGCAAGGGCATGTGACGCGCCTGGAAAACACCGTGCGCTGGCGCTGGCAGGCGGGGGACGTGGCGATCTGGGATAACCGCGCGACGCAGCATTATGCGGTGGATGATTATGGCACCCAGCCGCGGGTGGTGCGCCGGGTGACCTTGGCGGGAGAGGTGCCGGTCGGGGTGGATGGGCAATTGAGCCGGACAACCCGCAAGGGCTGA
- the btuB_1 gene encoding Vitamin B12 transporter BtuB (*Name btuB_1), with translation MSGLSRWPARASRFTLQPLAAGVLLAASSGSFAEEPVSATPAVEQEAKLGTVTVNARRREETAQSVPTPISVLDSEILETQRIYRVQDLQQLVPSTNVAYVHARQSSISIRGLGNNPASDGLEGSVGIYLDNVYLGRPGMAVFDLLDVEQLEVLRGPQGTLFGKNTTAGVLNITTRKPTFHREGSIQQSIGEDGYLQTQGSFSGPISETLAGRISAYRTEDDGYVKNIHNGDDLNGGKRQGFRTQLLFKPSDTFNLRWIGEYNEEDSNNGILSLYSTGPTINGVNRYESLAAQAGATLVSGKDRKVNFDADQQVTVFQGGTSVEANWTLPNDFTLTSITAYRWWDFTPRNDDGLNVPVFYSAGVSVRDKQYSQEIRLASPTGGAFDYVLGAYYFKQDLDNKSFTYYGPQADVWNLTPAGALNNVNTIGDGHIDTDSYALFAQGTWHVTDRLDFTAGIRGTYEEKSAWVTRDAPEGGAAVTGAAATARQARIGAYDSGDLNQYSFSPSGLLGLSYRFNEQLLGYATLTHGEKSGGVNLTVGAAPRLGTDSLLVGTERVNNAELGLKSTLLDGRLQLNSNLFWAEVHGYQANVYDQINRVQYLANAGRVRSRGLEFEATALPIRGLTVNFNGSWNDVRYTEYKDAPCPPEVSLANATATCDLSGHQVVGASKYIANLNTQYKWQATQHVEPYVTASYAFRSKAVGTIDDSDFGQIPSYALVNLSAGVRLDQGDGVVDLSLWVKNAGDKTYFTSLWNSANGGYAGVLGTPRTFGATARYDF, from the coding sequence ATGTCCGGACTTTCCCGTTGGCCTGCGCGCGCGTCGCGTTTTACCTTGCAACCCTTGGCCGCTGGCGTGCTGCTGGCGGCGTCCTCTGGCAGCTTCGCCGAAGAGCCGGTCAGCGCCACCCCGGCGGTAGAGCAGGAAGCCAAGCTCGGCACCGTCACGGTCAATGCCCGCCGCCGTGAAGAAACCGCGCAAAGCGTGCCCACGCCGATCAGCGTGCTCGACAGCGAAATCCTGGAAACCCAGCGCATCTACCGCGTGCAGGATTTGCAACAGCTGGTGCCAAGCACCAACGTCGCTTACGTGCATGCCCGCCAGTCGAGCATCTCGATCCGTGGCCTGGGCAACAACCCGGCCAGCGATGGCCTGGAAGGCAGCGTTGGCATCTACCTGGACAACGTCTACCTCGGCCGCCCGGGCATGGCGGTATTTGACCTGCTGGATGTGGAGCAACTGGAGGTGCTGCGCGGCCCGCAGGGTACGCTGTTCGGCAAGAACACCACGGCCGGCGTGCTCAATATCACCACGCGCAAGCCCACCTTCCACCGCGAAGGCAGCATCCAGCAGTCGATTGGCGAAGACGGTTACCTGCAAACCCAGGGCAGTTTCTCGGGGCCGATCAGCGAGACCCTGGCCGGGCGCATCAGCGCTTACCGCACTGAAGACGACGGTTATGTAAAGAACATCCACAACGGTGACGACCTTAACGGCGGCAAGCGCCAGGGCTTTCGCACCCAGTTGCTGTTCAAGCCCAGCGACACCTTCAACCTGCGCTGGATTGGCGAGTACAACGAAGAGGACTCCAACAACGGCATCCTCAGCCTGTACAGCACCGGCCCCACCATCAATGGCGTCAACCGCTACGAGAGCCTGGCCGCCCAGGCGGGTGCGACCCTGGTGTCGGGCAAGGACCGCAAGGTCAATTTCGACGCCGACCAGCAGGTGACGGTGTTCCAGGGCGGCACTTCGGTGGAGGCCAACTGGACCTTGCCCAACGACTTCACCCTGACCTCGATCACTGCCTACCGCTGGTGGGACTTCACCCCGCGCAATGACGATGGCCTGAACGTGCCGGTGTTCTACAGTGCCGGGGTATCGGTGCGCGACAAGCAGTACTCCCAGGAAATCCGCCTGGCTTCGCCTACCGGTGGCGCCTTCGACTACGTGCTGGGTGCCTATTACTTCAAGCAGGACCTGGACAACAAATCCTTCACTTACTACGGGCCGCAGGCAGATGTCTGGAACCTCACACCGGCCGGTGCACTGAACAACGTCAACACCATTGGTGACGGGCACATCGATACCGACAGCTATGCGTTGTTCGCCCAAGGCACCTGGCATGTCACCGACCGCCTGGATTTCACCGCCGGCATTCGCGGTACCTATGAAGAAAAGAGCGCGTGGGTGACCCGCGATGCGCCTGAAGGAGGTGCTGCCGTAACCGGGGCCGCTGCCACTGCACGCCAGGCCCGGATAGGTGCCTACGATTCGGGCGACCTCAACCAGTACAGCTTCAGCCCTTCCGGCCTGTTGGGCCTGAGCTATCGCTTCAACGAACAACTGCTGGGCTACGCCACCCTGACCCACGGTGAGAAGTCGGGTGGCGTCAACCTTACCGTCGGCGCTGCACCACGGCTGGGTACCGATTCGCTGCTGGTGGGCACCGAGCGAGTCAACAACGCCGAACTGGGCCTGAAAAGCACGCTGTTGGACGGCCGCCTGCAACTCAACAGCAACCTGTTCTGGGCCGAAGTGCATGGCTACCAGGCCAACGTCTACGACCAGATCAACCGCGTGCAGTACCTGGCCAACGCCGGCCGCGTGCGCTCGCGTGGCCTGGAGTTCGAAGCCACGGCGCTGCCGATTCGAGGCCTTACGGTCAACTTCAACGGCTCGTGGAACGACGTGCGCTACACCGAGTACAAGGATGCCCCATGCCCGCCGGAGGTGAGCCTGGCCAATGCCACCGCCACCTGCGACCTGTCCGGGCACCAGGTGGTCGGCGCCTCCAAGTACATCGCCAACCTCAATACCCAGTACAAGTGGCAGGCCACCCAGCACGTCGAGCCCTACGTCACCGCCAGCTACGCCTTCCGCTCGAAGGCCGTGGGCACCATCGACGATTCCGATTTCGGCCAGATCCCCAGCTACGCGCTGGTCAACCTTTCCGCCGGTGTACGCCTGGACCAGGGCGATGGCGTGGTCGACCTGTCGCTGTGGGTGAAAAACGCCGGCGACAAAACCTACTTCACCAGCCTGTGGAACTCCGCCAACGGTGGTTATGCCGGCGTGCTCGGTACCCCGCGCACTTTCGGCGCCACTGCCCGTTACGACTTCTGA
- the assT gene encoding Arylsulfate sulfotransferase AssT (*Name assT) has translation MNAKTETPALPEGACLTAKVPERDQALLGDVVVNPYRLAPLTAIIRDGGRSLSDAHVRVLGRGERGVDIIYDVSDRSLWTYGGIPVFGLYPDHVNQVEVTYKLDGERIREQYQIYAPAVRLPVVARQTAALPEVEPVKVAPGFEKRLYLFNHLQGDIPGGRAFKWNALGGAAEWDQVGNNWIADSNGDVRWYLDIEQIHDSNRRDSLGGTMGFQQTRDGKLIWGQGQTYSKYDLLGRRIWQRSLPDKFADFSHEIRETANGTYLLRVGTSDYRRPDGKRVRSIRDHIIEVSEAGDVLDFWDLNQILDPYRGDLLETLGKAAIQLPEGVQKQDDRLANELAEGDLPFGDTPGVGTGRNWAHVNAIDYDADDDSIIVSARHQGVVKIGRDKQVKWILASPQGWPQHLREKVLKPIESESFDWSWTQHTAWLTGKGTLTVFDNGWGRDFAPTKLAGNYSRAVEYRIDEAKGSVEQVWEYGKARGDEWYSPVTSVVAYRPETDTQFIYSASVNFLTPEKLTTTVLNEVRRGTQEVLVELKVHSRQPGSVGYRALVIDLAKAF, from the coding sequence ATGAATGCCAAGACCGAAACCCCTGCACTGCCTGAAGGCGCCTGCCTGACCGCGAAAGTCCCGGAGCGCGACCAAGCGCTGCTCGGCGATGTGGTGGTCAACCCGTACCGCCTGGCGCCGCTGACCGCGATCATCCGCGACGGTGGGCGCAGCCTGAGTGATGCGCATGTGCGTGTGCTGGGGCGTGGCGAGCGCGGTGTGGACATTATCTATGACGTATCCGACCGTTCGCTGTGGACCTATGGCGGTATCCCGGTATTCGGCCTGTACCCGGACCACGTCAACCAGGTGGAAGTGACCTACAAGCTCGACGGCGAGCGCATTCGCGAGCAGTACCAGATCTACGCCCCGGCCGTGCGCCTGCCGGTGGTGGCCAGGCAGACCGCCGCGTTGCCGGAGGTTGAACCGGTCAAGGTGGCGCCAGGCTTTGAAAAGCGCCTGTACCTGTTCAACCATCTGCAGGGTGACATTCCGGGTGGCCGCGCCTTCAAGTGGAATGCCCTGGGTGGTGCGGCCGAATGGGACCAGGTGGGCAACAACTGGATCGCCGACAGCAATGGCGATGTGCGCTGGTATCTGGATATCGAGCAAATCCATGACTCAAACCGCCGCGATAGCCTGGGTGGCACCATGGGCTTCCAGCAGACCCGCGACGGCAAGCTGATCTGGGGCCAGGGCCAGACCTACTCCAAGTACGACCTGTTGGGCCGGCGTATCTGGCAGCGCAGCCTGCCCGACAAGTTTGCCGACTTCTCCCACGAAATCCGCGAAACCGCCAACGGCACCTACCTGCTGCGGGTGGGTACCAGCGACTACCGCCGCCCCGACGGCAAGCGCGTGCGGTCGATCCGTGACCATATCATCGAGGTCAGCGAAGCCGGGGATGTGCTGGACTTCTGGGACCTCAACCAAATCCTTGACCCGTACCGTGGCGACTTGCTGGAAACCCTCGGCAAGGCAGCGATCCAGTTACCGGAAGGCGTGCAGAAGCAGGACGACCGCCTGGCCAACGAACTGGCCGAGGGTGACCTGCCCTTTGGCGACACGCCGGGAGTGGGCACCGGGCGCAACTGGGCGCACGTCAATGCCATCGATTACGACGCCGATGACGACAGCATCATCGTTTCAGCACGGCATCAAGGGGTGGTGAAGATTGGCCGCGACAAGCAGGTGAAGTGGATTCTTGCCTCGCCCCAAGGCTGGCCGCAGCACCTGCGTGAGAAGGTACTGAAACCGATTGAAAGTGAAAGCTTCGATTGGTCCTGGACCCAGCACACCGCCTGGCTGACCGGCAAAGGCACGCTGACCGTGTTCGATAACGGCTGGGGGCGCGACTTTGCGCCAACCAAGCTTGCCGGCAACTACAGCCGGGCGGTGGAGTACCGCATCGACGAAGCCAAGGGCTCGGTCGAGCAGGTGTGGGAGTACGGCAAGGCGCGCGGCGACGAGTGGTACAGCCCGGTTACTTCGGTGGTGGCCTACCGCCCTGAGACCGACACGCAGTTCATCTATTCGGCTTCGGTGAACTTCCTCACCCCCGAGAAACTGACCACTACCGTGCTCAACGAGGTGCGGCGCGGGACCCAGGAGGTGCTGGTGGAGCTGAAGGTGCACAGCCGGCAGCCGGGCAGTGTCGGCTACCGGGCACTGGTGATCGACCTGGCCAAGGCGTTCTGA
- the davD_1 gene encoding Glutarate-semialdehyde dehydrogenase (*Name davD_1), giving the protein MQLKDAQLFRQQAYINGEWLDADNGQTIKVTNPATGEVIGTVPKMGTAETRRAIEAADKALPAWRALTAKERSAKLRRWFELMIENQDDLARLMTTEQGKPLAEAKGEIAYAASFIEWFAEEAKRVYGDTIPGHQPDKRLIVIKQPIGVTAAITPWNFPAAMITRKAGPALAAGCTMVLKPASQTPYSALALVELAHRAGIPAGVLSVVTGSAGEVGGELTGNSLVRKLSFTGSTEIGRQLMQECAKDIKKVSLGWVATPRSSCSTTPTWTRRSRARSSPSTVTTARPASAPTVSTCRTAFTTRSPRSWPLLLPS; this is encoded by the coding sequence ATGCAGCTCAAAGACGCTCAGTTGTTCCGCCAGCAAGCCTATATCAATGGTGAGTGGCTGGATGCGGACAACGGCCAGACCATCAAGGTGACCAACCCGGCCACCGGTGAAGTCATCGGTACCGTGCCGAAGATGGGCACCGCGGAAACCCGCCGCGCCATCGAAGCCGCCGACAAGGCCCTGCCGGCCTGGCGTGCACTGACCGCCAAAGAGCGTTCGGCCAAGCTGCGTCGCTGGTTCGAACTGATGATCGAGAACCAGGATGACCTGGCTCGCCTGATGACCACCGAGCAGGGCAAGCCACTGGCCGAAGCCAAGGGCGAAATCGCCTACGCCGCCTCGTTCATCGAGTGGTTCGCCGAAGAAGCCAAGCGCGTCTACGGTGACACCATCCCAGGCCACCAGCCAGACAAGCGCCTGATCGTCATCAAGCAGCCAATCGGCGTTACCGCGGCCATCACCCCGTGGAACTTCCCGGCCGCCATGATCACCCGTAAAGCCGGCCCGGCCCTGGCCGCTGGCTGCACCATGGTGCTCAAGCCTGCTTCGCAGACCCCTTACTCCGCCCTGGCCCTGGTCGAGCTGGCACACCGTGCCGGTATCCCGGCTGGCGTGCTGAGCGTCGTTACCGGCAGCGCTGGCGAAGTTGGCGGCGAACTGACCGGCAACTCCCTGGTACGCAAGCTGTCCTTCACCGGCTCGACCGAAATCGGTCGTCAGCTGATGCAGGAATGCGCCAAGGACATCAAAAAGGTTTCCCTGGGCTGGGTGGCAACGCCCCGTTCATCGTGTTCGACGACGCCGACCTGGACAAGGCGGTCGAGGGCGCGATCATCTCCAAGTACCGTAACAACGGCCAGACCTGCGTCTGCGCCAACCGTATCTACGTGCAGGACGGCGTTTACGACGCGTTCGCCCAGAAGCTGGCCGCTGCTGTTGCCAAGCTGA
- the davD_2 gene encoding Glutarate-semialdehyde dehydrogenase (*Name davD_2) — protein sequence MQDGVYDAFAQKLAAAVAKLKIGNGLEDGTTTGPLIDGKAVAKVQEHIEDAVSKGAKVLSGGKLIEGNFFEPTILVDVPKTAAVAKEETFGPLAPLFRFKDEAEVIAMSNDTEFGLASYFYARDMSRVFRVAEALEYGMVGINTGLISNEVAPFGGIKASGLGREGSKYGIEDYLEIKYLCISV from the coding sequence GTGCAGGACGGCGTTTACGACGCGTTCGCCCAGAAGCTGGCCGCTGCTGTTGCCAAGCTGAAGATCGGTAACGGCCTGGAAGACGGCACCACCACTGGCCCGCTGATCGACGGTAAAGCTGTCGCCAAGGTTCAGGAACACATCGAAGACGCCGTCTCCAAAGGCGCCAAGGTGCTGTCCGGTGGCAAGCTGATCGAAGGCAACTTCTTCGAGCCGACCATCCTGGTTGACGTACCGAAGACTGCTGCTGTGGCCAAGGAAGAAACCTTCGGCCCACTGGCACCGCTGTTCCGCTTCAAAGACGAAGCCGAAGTCATCGCCATGTCCAACGACACCGAGTTCGGCCTGGCTTCGTACTTCTACGCCCGCGACATGAGCCGTGTGTTCCGTGTTGCCGAAGCGCTGGAATACGGCATGGTGGGTATCAACACCGGCCTGATTTCCAACGAAGTGGCACCGTTCGGTGGTATCAAGGCTTCTGGCCTGGGCCGCGAAGGTTCCAAGTACGGTATCGAGGACTACCTCGAAATCAAATACCTGTGCATCAGCGTCTGA
- the davT gene encoding 5-aminovalerate aminotransferase DavT (*Name davT), with product MSKTNESLMQRRVAAVPRGVGQIHPIFVDTAKNSTVIDVEGRELIDFAGGIAVLNTGHLHPKVVAAVQEQLTKVSHTCFQVLAYEPYVELCEKINKLVPGDFDKKTLLVTTGSEAVENAVKIARAATGRAGVIAFTGGYHGRTMMTLGLTGKVVPYSAGMGLMPGGIFRALFPSELHGISVDDAIASVERIFKNDAEPRDIAAIILEPVQGEGGFLPAPKELMKRLRELCDKHGILLIADEVQTGAGRTGTFFAMEQMGVAPDLTTFAKSIAGGFPLAGVCGKAEYMDAIAPGGLGGTYAGSPIACAAALAVIEVFEEEKLLDRSKAVGERLTTGLREIQKKFPIIGDVRGLGSMIAVEVFEKGTHTPNAAAVGQVVAKARDKGLILLSCGTYGNVLRILVPLTAEDALLDKGLAIIEECFAELA from the coding sequence ATGAGCAAGACCAACGAATCCTTGATGCAACGTCGTGTAGCTGCCGTCCCACGTGGCGTTGGCCAGATCCACCCGATCTTCGTCGACACCGCGAAGAACTCGACCGTGATCGACGTTGAAGGCCGCGAACTGATCGACTTCGCTGGCGGCATCGCAGTACTGAACACCGGCCACCTGCACCCTAAAGTGGTTGCAGCCGTGCAAGAGCAGCTGACCAAAGTCAGCCACACCTGCTTCCAGGTGCTGGCCTACGAACCCTACGTAGAGCTGTGCGAGAAGATCAACAAGCTGGTACCAGGCGACTTCGACAAGAAGACCCTGCTGGTCACCACCGGCTCCGAAGCCGTTGAAAACGCCGTCAAGATCGCCCGTGCTGCCACTGGCCGTGCTGGCGTCATCGCCTTCACCGGCGGCTACCACGGCCGTACCATGATGACCCTGGGCCTGACCGGCAAGGTCGTGCCGTACTCCGCTGGCATGGGCCTGATGCCAGGCGGCATTTTCCGCGCCCTGTTCCCGAGCGAACTGCACGGTATCAGCGTTGACGACGCCATCGCCTCGGTCGAGCGCATCTTCAAGAACGACGCCGAGCCGCGTGACATCGCTGCGATCATCCTCGAGCCAGTACAAGGCGAAGGCGGCTTCCTGCCAGCGCCGAAAGAGCTGATGAAGCGCCTGCGCGAGCTGTGCGACAAGCACGGTATCCTGCTGATCGCCGACGAAGTACAGACCGGCGCTGGCCGTACTGGCACCTTCTTCGCCATGGAACAGATGGGCGTTGCGCCTGACCTGACCACCTTCGCCAAATCCATCGCTGGCGGCTTCCCGCTGGCCGGTGTGTGCGGCAAGGCCGAGTACATGGACGCCATCGCGCCGGGCGGCCTGGGCGGCACCTACGCGGGTTCGCCGATCGCTTGCGCCGCGGCCCTGGCCGTGATCGAAGTGTTCGAAGAAGAAAAACTGCTGGACCGCAGCAAGGCTGTGGGTGAGCGCCTGACCACCGGCCTGCGCGAAATCCAGAAGAAGTTCCCGATCATCGGCGACGTCCGTGGTCTGGGCTCGATGATTGCTGTTGAAGTGTTCGAGAAAGGCACTCACACCCCGAATGCTGCTGCCGTTGGCCAGGTTGTTGCCAAGGCACGCGACAAGGGTCTGATCCTGCTGTCCTGCGGCACCTACGGCAACGTCCTGCGTATCCTGGTACCGCTGACTGCCGAAGACGCACTGCTGGACAAAGGCCTGGCCATCATCGAAGAGTGCTTCGCTGAACTCGCTTGA